The following proteins are encoded in a genomic region of Zea mays cultivar B73 chromosome 9, Zm-B73-REFERENCE-NAM-5.0, whole genome shotgun sequence:
- the LOC606418 gene encoding protein disulfide isomerase 5 precursor has translation MRARWAVTLLLLAVLALTASAARLDLDDDDDSGVLDELLAIDEEAERGGLLDAEGAGEAVRRAQSMVLALDNDNARRAVEDHAELLLLGYAPWCERSAQLMPRFAEAAAALRAMGSAVAFAKLDGERYPKAAAAVGVKGFPTVLLFVNGTEHAYHGLHTKDAIVTWVRKKTGVPIIRLQSKDSAEEFLKKDMTFVIGLFKNFEGADHEEFVKAATTDNEVQFVETSDTSVAKVLFPGITSEEKFVGLVKSEPEKFEKFDGKFEEKEILRFVELNKFPLITVFTELNSGKVYSSPIELQVFTFAEAYDFEDLESMVEEIARAFKTKIMFIYVDTAEENLAKPFLTLYGLESEKKPTVTAFDTSNGAKYLMEADINANNLREFCLSLLDGTLPPYHKSEPLPQEKGLIEKVVGRTFDSSVLESHQNVFLEVHTPWCVDCEAISKNVEKLAKHFSGSDNLKFARIDASVNEHPKLKVNNYPTLFLYLAEDKSNPIKLSKKSSVKDMAKLIKEKLQIPDVETVAAPDNVKDEL, from the exons ATGAGGGCGCGGTGGGCTGTGACGCTTCTGCTGCTCGCGGTCCTAGCGCTCACCGCGTCGGCGGCGCGGCTGGAcctggacgacgacgacgactcgggCGTGCTGGACGAGCTCCTGGCCATCGACGAGGAGGCCGAACGGGGCGGGCTGCTGGACGCGGAGGGCGCCGGGGAGGCGGTGCGGCGGGCGCAGTCGATGGTGCTGGCGCTCGACAATGACAACGCGCGCCGCGCCGTGGAGGACCACGCGGAGCTGCTGCTGCTCGGGTACGCGCCGTGGTGTGAGCGCAGCGCGCAGCTCATGCCGCGGTTCGCCGAGGCCGCCGCCGCGCTGCGCGCCATGGGCAGCGCCGTCGCCTTCGCGAAGCTCGACGGGGAGCGCTACCCCAAGGCGGCTGCCGCCGTCGGGGTCAAGGGCTTCCCCACCGTGCTCCTCTTCGTCAATGGCACCGAGCACGCCTACCATGGCCTCCACACCAA GGACGCCATAGTTACTTGGGTAAGAAAGAAGACTGGCGTGCCAATCATTAGGCTTCAGTCTAAGGATTCAGCTGAGGAGTTCCTCAAAAAGGACATGACCTTTGTTATTGGTCTATTCAAGAATTTTGAG GGAGCAGACCATGAAGAATTTGTGAAGGCAGCAACCACAGACAACGAGGTACAGTTTGTAGAAACCAGTGATACAAGTGTTGCCAAAGTTCTATTTCCAGGTATTACGTCCGAGGAGAAATTTGTGGGCCTCGTTAAAAGCGAGCCAGAGAAGTTTGAAAAGTTCG ATGGGAAATTTGAAGAAAAGGAAATTTTGCGGTTTGTGGAGCTCAACAAGTTTCCTCTAATTACTGTATTCACTGAGCTCAATTCTGGTAAAGTATATTCAAGCCCTATTGAGCTACAG GTCTTCACCTTTGCAGAGGCTTATGATTTTGAAGATCTGGAATCTATGGTTGAAGAAATAGCCAGAGCATTCAAGACAAAG ATAATGTTTATATATGTTGACACTGCTGAAGAAAACCTTGCAAAACCATTCCTCACTCTTTATGGCCTTGAATCAGAAAAAAAGCCTACT GTTACAGCATTTGATACAAGCAATGGAGCCAAGTATCTGATGGAGGCAGATATCAATGCAAACAACCTGAGG GAGTTCTGCTTAAGTCTTCTGGATGGCACGCTCCCGCCATACCACAAATCAGAACCATTGCCTCAAGAG AAGGGACTTATTGAAAAGGTTGTTGGTCGTACATTTGATTCTTCTGTGCTGGAAAGTCATCAAAACGTCTTCCTTGAG GTTCATACACCTTGGTGTGTTGACTGTGAAGCGATAAGTAAAAATGTTGAGAAGCTGGCGAAGCATTTTAGTGGTTCGGACAATCTTAAATTTGCGCGCATAGATGCTTCTGTGAATGAACATCCCAAATTGAAG GTGAATAATTACCCGACGCTATTCCTTTATCTTGCTGAAGACAAAAGCAACCCG ATCAAGCTTTCAAAGAAATCGAGTGTCAAGGACATGGCCAAACTGATCAAGGAGAAGCTGCAAATACCAGACGTGGAGACAGTAGCGGCCCCTGACAACGTCAAGGATGAGCTATAA